A genomic stretch from Arachis stenosperma cultivar V10309 chromosome 3, arast.V10309.gnm1.PFL2, whole genome shotgun sequence includes:
- the LOC130969828 gene encoding D-ribulose kinase: MLGAISVTHLAPWTSIQKFGNGSFSSKLRRQRAASMSVGVEEASESLYLGLDFGTSGARFAIIDKGGTIQVEAKKEYPLYKNGESYDWVLSWKETMFLLLEDVPLELRKHVVSISLDGTSATTIIVDRDTGEPIWRPFLYNESCPDALPMVKSIAPPNHTVCTGSSTLCKLVEWWINAGSNKKSALLLHQADWLLWLLHGKLGISDYNNALKVGYDPEAESYPPWLVSQPYSHLLPSVLAPGTPIASLKEEIASKYGFQKDCVVCTGTTDSIAAFLAARANLPGQAVTSLGSTLAIKLLSNTRIEDSRFGVYSHRLDDKWLVGGASNTGGAVLRQLFTDDQLEELSEHIDPSKTSLLDYYPLPKTGERFPVADPNLAPRLLPRPEDDVEYLHGILESIARIEAKAYSLLKELGATEVEEVLTAGGGSKNEKWTKIRERVLGLPVRRANQTEAAYGAALLAVKGHQQNQNI, translated from the exons ATGTTAGGCGCAATTTCAGTAACCCACCTTGCACCTTGGACATCAATCCAGAAATTTG gAAATGGATCCTTTTCTAGTAAGTTAAGAAGACAAAGGGCAGCATCAATGTCTGTGGGTGTTGAAGAAGCAAGTGAAAGCCTCTATCTGGGGTTGGACTTTGGCACTTCCGGTGCCAGGTTTGCCATCATTGACAAGGGTGGCACAATTCAGGTTGAGGCAAAGAAAGAGTATCCTCTCTACAAG AATGGAGAGTCATATGATTGGGTACTCTCATGGAAGGAGACAATGTTCTTGCTACTTGAAGATGTCCCACTTGAGCTTCGCAAACACGTCGTTTCGATTTCTCTTGATGGCACTTCTGCAACTACAATCATTGTTGATAG GGACACTGGAGAACCAATATGGAGACCTTTTCTTTACAATGAGAGTTGTCCTGATGCACTTCCAATGGTTAAATCCATTGCTCCTCCGAACCATACAGTTTGCACCGGCTCGTCCACTCTATGTAAGCTCGTCGAATGGTGGATCAATGCCGGTTCAAATAAAAAATCAGCTCTTTTGTTGCACCAAGCAGATTGGCTTTTGTGGCTTCTTCATGGGAAGCTAGGAATTTCAGACTATAATAATGCTCTCAAG GTTGGCTATGATCCTGAGGCGGAATCATATCCGCCGTGGCTAGTGTCTCAACCATATTCTCATCTTTTGCCTTCAGTTCTTGCTCCAGGAACTCCAATTGCTTCTTTAAAGGAGGAAATTGCAAGTAAATATG GTTTTCAGAAAGACTGTGTTGTATGCACTGGAACAACTGATAGTATAGCTGCATTTCTTGCTGCACGTGCCAATCTGCCAGGTCAAGCA GTCACTTCTCTGGGTTCAACACTTGCTATTAAGCTATTGAGTAACACAAGAATTGAGGATTCAAGGTTTGGTGTGTATAGCCATCGCCTTGATGATAAATGGCTTGTTGGCGGTGCTTCAAACACTGGTGGGGCTGTTCTTAGACAGCTTTTCACTGATGATCAATTAGAGGAATTGAGTGAACATATTGATCCTTCAAAAACCTCTCTTCTAGACTACTATCCCCTCCCAAAAACTGGTGAAAGATTTCCTGTGGCAGATCCAAACTTGGCTCCAAG GCTACTACCACGTCCAGAGGATGATGTTGAGTACTTGCATGGGATATTGGAATCCATTGCACGTATAGAG gccAAGGCATATTCGTTGCTGAAGGAGCTAGGGGCAACAGAGGTAGAAGAAGTTTTGACAGCAGGGGGAGGATCCAAAAATGAAAAGTGGACTAAGATTCGAGAGAGGGTGCTTGGTTTGCCTGTGAGGCGTGCAAATCAGACGGAGGCTGCATATGGTGCTGCTTTGTTGGCAGTAAAGGGTCATCAACAAAACCAAAATAtttag
- the LOC130970857 gene encoding F-box protein SKIP19-like — protein sequence MPWENNLLLRPKNRTRHWDTNPLLRPRACTTGTRNWLDLPYEMTLLIMTKLGAFHILTSAQKVCRLWHSISMDPFLWRTIDMCNLGREKYMAYDLRKMCRHAVDRSRGQLVDFEVQGFGVNGLLNYILDSGCHLRCLCLVQCNDDSDWEFLELRKMAPKLSVLEELDLTFCHISIFELEAIGQSCPLLRSLKLRGGRSMGNEAAYIISGNMPMLRHLELYEDSLNHEGLLAILKGCPHLEYLDLQNCRHLKLQGKLRRKCVRRIKNLRYLDASTQEYYRFSSGRLLKSSKDYADISSRILWTSKDADQDENENMFKKGEGEVPKGSTVEYDEMQDYWEDIDAMWAIAKSKRLHQRKRNKPKGFQGYHREKKNTKSNEKKHGRKTKTGRRIEHESIVCFEKEFG from the exons ATGCCATGGGAAAACAATCTATTATTGCGACCCAAGAACAGAACCCGTCATTGGGACACGAATCCGTTGTTGCGTCCCAGAGCCTGCACCACGGGCACGAGGAACTGGCTGGATCTTCCATACGAAATGACTCTCCTCATCATGACGAAACTCGGTGCGTTCCATATCCTTACCAGTGCCCAGAAAGTGTGCAGGCTATGGCATAGCATCTCCATGGATCCATTCTTGTGGCGCACCATTGACATGTGCAACCTGGGGCGTGAAAAGTATATGGCCTACGATTTGCGTAAGATGTGCCGCCACGCAGTTGATCGAAGCCGTGGCCAGTTGGTGGATTTTGAAGTCCAGGGTTTTGGTGTCAATGGTCTTCTCAATTACATTCTTGATTC GGGATGTCATCTGCGATGTCTATGTCTTGTTCAATGCAATGATGATAGCGATTGGGAGTTTCTAGAATTAAGGAAGATGGCCCCAAAGCTTTCGGTACTAGAGGAACTTGATCTTACCTTTTGtcatatatctatatttgaattGGAAGCTATTGGTCAAAGTTGTCCTCTGTTAAGATCCTTGAAGTTGAGGGGAGGCAGATCCATGGGAAACGAAGCAGCATATATTATTTCAGGAAATATGCCCATGTTACGCCATCTCGAACTTTATGAAGACTCCTTAAATCATGAGGGCTTGCTTGCAATTCTTAAGGGTTGTCCTCATCTTGAATATCTAGATTTACAAAATTGTCGTCATCTTAAGTTGCAAGGGAAATTGAGGAGAAAATGTGTTAGACGCATCAAGAATTTAAGATACTTAGATGCATCCACGCAAGAATACTATCGATTTAGTTCTGGACGATTGCTGAAGTCATCAAAAGATTATGCTGATATTTCATCTCGGATATTATGGACATCAAAAGATGCAGATCAGGATGAGAATGAAAACATGTTTAAAAAGGGTGAGGGTGAGGTACCAAAAGGGTCAACTGTGGAATATGATGAAATGCAAGATTATTGGGAGGATATAGATGCTATGTGGGCAATTGCGAAAAGTAAAAGATTGCATCAAAGAAAGAGGAATAAGCCTAAAGGGTTTCAAGGATATCATAGAGAAAAGAAGAACACTAAATCCAATGAGAAGAAACATGGAAGAAAGACAAAGACAGGGAGGAGGATTGAGCATGAAAGCATAGTGTGTTTTGAAAAGGAGTTTGGGTAA